In the genome of Cryptococcus neoformans var. neoformans B-3501A chromosome 5, whole genome shotgun sequence, the window GGGTTTTGTTGTTTCTATTTTATTATTTTTATGGTGAGAAGCGGCGTGGCGGGTGCCACAGAAGTCGTCGATTTTTGTGGACCCTGAGATTCTTACTTTGGTGCTTGTTGCGCTGTGCCCGTCCATCCTATCGATAAATTATAATtaatcttccatctcttacTACGAATCATTTCTTCCAAGCAACCAATTCAACATCGCTTACTGTGAACAAGTAAAAGATGTCTGCCAAGGACGTGAGTGACCATTTATCCCACTTGACGCCTCAGCACAGGACGCTCTGGCGTCGAGTGCTTGGGAATGCTGTTTGCGTCCTATGTGCTATGGCTGTGTTGGTGATCTTTGTGAGCTGACATCGGTCTCGCTTTTGGTAGTACTACGGTAACCAGTACGTCTACTCCCAACTTGTTCGCCACCCATCcgctccttttccttcctcagcTCCGTCCGCacacctcttccatctcgatctctcaatcttctcagTATCAATGCCCAAAATAGTATAGCATAAACTGACAATCtacttttctcttcctacTTTCTGACTGTAAACAGACAACAACCCTACGGCCAGCAATACGGCGGTGGCTATCCCCAACAAGGCGGATACGGTGGTCCTCCCCAACAGGGCGGATactatcctcctccccctcagGTTTGTCCATCTCCGTTCTCGCAAATGGCCTTGGGAATATGAGCATAATGGCTAATTTTGGAAATTTTGCATCATGTAGCAATCATACCAACAGCCTGGCCGTACGTCATCTCTCCCTGTCTTTTCCCCTGTCTCAAATTTATAACCCATGGCGGATGGCCATTTGGGCATAGGGGTAACTTAACTGACGATGCTAATTTGCTATTGTTTGTTTCTTGAACACAGAGTACTACCCTCAACCCCAGCCTCAGCCCGTATAcgtccaacaacaacctAAAAAATCTGGTGGCGGTGGCGCAGGTTGTTGCGCTTGGTACGTTTTGGATTATCGCTACGTCCGAATGAATGAGCTAATCCACGACCGTATACGAAAATTAGTCTTGCCGGTGCTCTCTGTTGTTGCTGCGCCGAAGAACTCTGTTGCGACATGTTGTTCTAACCTCCTCACTCTTCCCTGCCTTCAGTCTTCGCCCTCGGCTCGGATTAATATAGGCACGTAGATGAGAAGGTGTCAAGCTACCAATCTGGGATGTGGGTGAGCGTGTGTAAAAGCATATCCTGCATTTCGACATGGACTTTGGGCATaaggggatgatgaggggGACGATGCGGACTGGAGGGTAGTAGGCGAATAGAGGTGTATTCTAGTTTATTATTGTCATGTTTTCTTTGTCTCGGAGCTTGCATACACGAATCTaagcttctcttctttctatTCAGGTACCATTCTATAGGTTCTAAATTACCTTGCTCTATGCGATACTTGTTGCGGATCAGACATTTTCGAGTCTCTTTGAAATCTGACAATCTGATGATTATCCATCTCTATTATTAGCTCGCAGCCTCGGGCCTTGTGCCTCCACTTTCGGGCAACGACAATGGCAGCAAAAGGAATTTCGACACGCTTCGTTGATCCGTGTCGCGTGTACATTCcgtttctcctctttttcgtctCGCCAGCCCACTTACGACGGCGTGGCAGGCCGCCTCCTCTATTGGGCTGTAGAGGCTGTACGCTCCCCAAGTCGTGGGCTGAGCGCAGCCCAGCCCAGGATagccctcttcttccctccgtCTGCCCCTCGCTTTCCTCGCCTTTCCCGCTCCCCTCCGTCCCCGCCGATCCCTTTTCGCTCTCCTTGCTCTCTCCATTTTCCATTTCCGACcgcctctctcctcttcccctcgaacCTCGTAGCCTCTCCTCTCCGCTCCTCGCCCGTAGAATGCATACAACTCCGTGCTCCCCGTAGCAGAGACCTCCACCTGATGACTGAAAGCACAGGCCATTGCCAGTGGCCGGCTAACGGGTCCCAGACTTCCCCCCCAGCATTCAAGatgctccttttcttcgatCTGCGCGTGTCCAAGTATTCCCGCCTTCCCCGCCCCTCCCCGCACCCGGGGACAAAGCCTTGCAGGTAAGTCGTCTTCTGTTCATTCTTGCGGGGAATCCAGCTAATGGGAACTGTCGAAATAGGACCTTTGCAGGGATGCCACTTGGTCAAGTACGTACGCAACTAAAAGATGGTATGTGTGCCGACCTGCTCCCAATCCGACTGAGTCGTCCTGTCTGAACAAGCCATTCCATAGGTCCGCAACTATCATGGCAAGATGCCTTCCCTCCACAAGTATACCAGGAATTGCGACATTTCTCGGAAACCGGTGATTCCGGCTGTCTACTAAAAGAGACCCTCGGATCATTTTTGTCCCTAACCTGTTGAAGGCTAtcgccagaagaagatagccCCCTGACACGATGCTGCCGCCGAAGAAGGGCTGTGGGCGAGTGATAATGGTCTCTGATTTCATTCTCGAATCAACCGGCATtcttgagaaggatgacgGGGGCAAGGTTATTGAACGCGCCCGGAGGATCATTTGCCCTGGGGGGGCCCGAGGAGACAACGAGACAACTGGTGGACGGCGCAGGCCGTTGTAAAGCAAGTATGTAATCAGGATTCTCTAGTATTCAAGCTGACTATCCTATCAAAAGACGGAAGAATGTATCGATCTTTCCAGGGTTATAATAGTACTACTCTTTTACTTATCCAATATGGCTGCCTCGGTAGGGGAGTCgtgatgatgagaagaCGGGTGACGGCGTGTCGGATGGGTCGCCAAGTTCATCgtcggatgatgataaGTAAGTGCACCGTTTAGACCGTACGTCAAACATTATTGATGTTGGGCTCAGCCCCAACGACCCGTGATGGAAGGGTCGATGGCAGTCGCTCCGAGGCCTGCGATTACTGATTCGAGATCGATTCGAGGAGGGAATTGCATCAGTGCTGACGCCtctgaagatgaaaatgtCAACAGAAGTGGGTGAATTCTTtaatgaggaggaggatgaatgtGAAGGCAGCGAGGGTCGCTTCTCAGGAGTCCGGGCCTACCTAATGAACGCAATCGCTTCGGTATGAATATTATGAATATCCCATTTTCCATTGTTTCTGCCTTACCGCCAGCGATCGATGCCTTTGGTTATCGGAGGCAGGTGTCCATTCAGTGTGGCTATCTGCCAAGTTGGCGACCGACATGCGATCCATCCTTAATGATAATCGCGTCATGAAAGGAAGGATTTCTAGGTTGCTGGCCGGGAATGTTGGTGAGTAATACATTGCGTTGAGCGGTCGGACACCAGTCTCATGAGTGTAAGTTAGCCCCCCCCCCCACAAATAAAGATAATCTGATCAAGTTTCAACGTCTGATGAAAGAATGCATGGTTAGGTGCATAGATGTGTCTCCGAGTCCAGAAAGTCGCGATGTATGGCAAACAGATTCAGAAAGAAGCTTCAAAAGTCGGCAGGTTAACCGCGAAGGAGTCTGGCACAAGAATGCCAGTAAAGAGAGAACCAAGTTCCCAGACCGGAAAGTAGTTGAGCAATGGGTGCAGGTGATTTTAGACCCTACTGATGTCGCTGAGAATCATCTCATCGAATCAATGTACCCCAATATTAAAACTCACCAGCAAAATAACTTGCTTGTGGTCGATCAAGATGCTTCCAGCCCCTCGCCCCTCGGATGCTTGAATAATGATACGCACCACTATTGAAGGCCGCTGCCATTCGATAGAGCCCTCCCACTCGTGCTGCTGCCTTCATAATACGCCGACTGTCGTGGCGCATACTCAATACTTCGTTCTGGGGAATGGGAGGCTGGCTGGGACGTTGGACGTGATAAGAGGTAGGGATTAAGAGACATACTCTTCCAGGACATCCTGTTCCAATTCCAGAATCTTAACAACTCCTGCAATCTCACTTTCCCGGTGAGATTCCAAGTCACAAGCCTTGAGGTATTCCTGGACGCTCTCGGCCCTAGGAATATATATTTCCAAAACGTCCTCCAAAGGCTTCTGAACTGAGCTGTCCAGCGCCTTgtcgagatgatgatggctgaACTTGGCAATGACAGCATATAACAAGCGGCAAAAATCGCTGCCTGGCGATGAACTGGGGGAAAAATAATCGACATTACTCATGTTGATAATAACCCGTAGTCGCTTTTTCTCATTCCAGCAACGTGCACATGCTTCGAGCAATGAGTAATATGAAGACGTGGCTAGTAGGTCTAGGTGAAGGATGATCGTCGCAGTGCTCGGGGAATGGTGCTTTAGCATCTCTGAAATCTCTTGTTTGAAGCATAGGTCTACACCTAACCAGCCATCAGTATTCTTGAGGTGGACCACAAGCTCTTCGCATGGGCTAGGAACAAGCCTTTGGATAGTGGCTGCGTATGCAGGCTGATCAGGATACGTCTGATTGTAGAGCGTGTAAAACGGAGAGACGGCAGCTTCCCACATGAATTCGATGCGCCTAACGTTGGAGAGCAGGTTATTGTACTCTTCAGGAGTCACTGAAAGTTTGGGATCGGTCATGGATAGGTGGTGATAGGTCAGAATGCTATCCAGATTGGTGAGTTGGATAACGCGGGTGTTCGAAAAGGCTTTTAGCGTGCGAGCCCTTGCATCTTTGTGGACGCCCCATAGGAGTCCATAGAGTGACTTGGAGCTGATTGGAACAGTACGATAGAGAATGGGTATGGTATGCCGGTAATAGTACTTTGAGAGCGTGAGAGTTTTGAGGGGTGCGATGAATGAGAGATGGTGAATGATGTGGTCGTGCActgggaggagagagtcGAGGGGAAGAACCAGCTCCGATTGCTTGAGCTGTTTGGACGAAGACATGTCTGCTAAAGCTATAAAGGACAGATGACTTAGTAACCATTAATTGAGCCTTTTAGAGCTGAACAAGTAGCTCACCAAAATTACTCAAAAAGTTGCAAGTTTTATTTTGCGGCCTGTTGATAGAACGCTTTGAGCCTTACCTGCGTCTAGCGATATTGACCAAAAGTTACACTGTTAAAGAGGCAAAAAGCTGTTCAATATATATGTGCTGAATCGGGGATGCAACACCTTGGTTAATGGATTGATTTGATTAATGATATGAGGAATGAAAGGTTCTGACTTTACGGCGCTGCCGATCCAACAATCCATCGCTCGATGAGCAAAGCAGCACGAGTAATGGTCCGGTGTCGTCATGATTGGGACTCTTTGTTTTTAAGAAAGATAGCAGCGAGCCGTGAATGATGAGGACCTGGCGGTTATGCCCGCTagggagaaaagaagtaAATTGATAAATGAATATTCAGTCCCTTCCCCGACCTCCACCTATGCTGTCCACCGCGGATCAGCAGTTCGCTGCAAGAGCTTAGATGAAGTATGGTGAGCCTGTACGTTGTTCAAGTTTCTCGAAATACCAAATGTCTCCTCGGATAGTTGAAAAGTCGTTAATTTTTAGGTAGCGCAAATTAGATGAgcggatgaggaagattaATTATACCACTCGTACGTAATTAGATGCGCCCCTCGTCAAGTAACCTGTCTCTATGAGCGACAGACATGTGTGGTCCCAAGTTCCTTCGTGCTGGAATATTATGCTAGCAAAATGCAAGTAGGCGTGCCAAAGTGTTGATGAGTGATGCATGCCGAGCTGTCTACTACCTACAAAGCAAACTTCATAGTGATGGGTATCTCAATATTCGAAGCCGGCGGACCGGAACACTAGTGACAATCTGAAAAACGGCCTTGGCAAGTGAATGTACGGAGGATCACAACTGCAAAATGTATAACCGTTGCACTCTGGATCTTTTAAAACGAAAGATGGAAGACAGTTGCAAGACACATGAAGTCTGACTATACCACTGGGTGCGCACCAGTCGGATCATTCCTCAGTTTAATATCTCCCGAGCAAGTCGAATCACTTTTACAAAGTCCCGACACGATGCATGTCCGAGAACTTGTGTCCCCGCCAAAGATGTTACAGCACCGTCAACTTCCGTTATTGATAAATCCGCTTAAACACGCCAGAACAAAACCCATGGCAGGCCCCACCGGTGACCCCGTCATCCCCACCATGGGAATTGTGGGAATCCCATAGCGGAGTGACGAAAAGTTACGTTGAGAACGAGAGCAACGATTATATAGAACAAATGGAAGCAACGACAACGAACGAAGCAGCAAGAGAAGAGCGGAGGAAAGTCTCGTCGGGACAGGACGGCACTTATCACGGGACTTTGCGTCGGAACAGAGCGTGGAACGCGGCGCTCCGCCCAACCTCGACTTTAATAATAGGCTTCCATTTCCCAGTCCGGTGGAATACCACCCCGAACTGGCCTCTTTTCCAGTAAGTTGGGCCGTCATGGCCTAAATTTCAAGGTACACAGGGAAATGAAGAGCTTGTGATTGGATGAAAAATCTCCGAGAAAGGGTTTTGGTCCCATTGAATGACGTTTGAAAGTGAAGTTGGGATTGATGTTGGGGGAAGAAAACCGGACCGGACTCTGCGTTTGTCAAACCCATCAAACGCTGGGCAAAATCTTGATCAAAGCAATGCATATAGGGCCGTCCCAAAttttctcgtcttcatctgtTTAACGTTCTTCACTATCTGCACGTAGGAAGAACTCGCATTCTTTGTCGTTGCTCCACAAGCAAAAAAAGCAAGTACTACAGAACTCTCGGGGTGCCGCGAAATACCAATTCGGCTCGATAGTTACCGCCCCTCCGGATCTCCTTGTTCGTCCGACGCCTTAGCCTCCCATCACGACGGCTTGGCCTGGTCAACTTTTTGTGAAAAGGTGTAGACAGATATATACACCCcacccccgcccccgcccccaGACTTGACTTCCTTTCAGAATATCCACATCGACGGTCAACGCCACAAGAAGACTTTTGACAGCCAGGTGAGTTCAATTTCAGGTTGCTGGTTGAGTGCGTCGTCGTGACGGATATCGGATAAGATCATTTCCGTACCGTTTCGCGTCACAATTGATCGTACATCATCATTCGTCGACGATCTGGGCCCGTCCAGAGTTGTTCGGCCGGACTAATGTCAAGTCGTGCACTTCATATATAAGAGCATAGGCTTGGGAGACATAgccaccttcttccccataTTCTTGCTTGCTTCTGCTTGAATTTAAGCAAAGCACGTCATCTGGGCGCGTCAATCACAACGTTACTCGTTTTTGGAACACGAAAAGAAGCAGCAGTCTTCCAGAGTTTTGAAGCTGACAGTCGCCCTACCAGCTTCCACAACCTCCTTGTCCCTTTCATTATCTGATCAACACATTGGAACATTATCCTTTGCATATCATTTCTTGTCCCAAAGGAAGAACCTCCATTACTCCACCGAAGTTGTAACCACGACGGTCGTGTGACGCCCTACCGATCACCAACCATCCTTTACCGGCTTACAATATAGCCTATATATATCAACGATAGTACGACTCTAGCACCACTTATTTACTTCCTCCACTCTCACAGACAGCCCAAGATAGTTGTCCGTATCTCAACATCTCGTCCTCGACTACCAATATGATGATGGCCTCATCTGTTCTTGCACCACCTCACTCGCGCCCCATTTCCCACACTCCTTCACCAACTGCTTCGCCCAAGCTTGTACCAGTCGCGGGCACCATGGCACCAATAtcactctccctctcctcttccgcttcttcagcaCCTACAACCACCGCTGCCTCTCATGGTACGCTCAGTCAGAGTGCCCCCACCCGCAGCTTCGTCCGAGGACCTCAAGCAAGACCCTATGGTCCCCCTATgtcgagaaagaaggagctCGATGGTGACACAAAGCGCTTCGCGGAGCTTGTCGTCGAGACGGTCGATGAGCGACGGAGACTTTCACTGGCTGCTAGCTCTCCAGTCTCACGCGGGAGGACGCTCGAGGGTGAGAAAGGTTTGGTCGAAATGGTGGAGAATGTAAGCTTGCAAGGCGCACATGAAGCGAGGAGCATTGAGAGACGGGGTACGCAAGGCAGGATGATGAGCGGCAGCTGGGAAGCCGAAAGGGCGGACCTCATTGTCGATTATCCAGTCTGGAGCCCCGGCTGCTTCCAAGGTAAGTTACAGTTCCGTCGCGCGCCTGATCCAGAACATTCGCTGACTCACCACCGCACAGACCTCTCTACCCTTCAATCACTCCGCGAAAAGACGCTGTCCCACATCCACCTGCTTTTGTCCCACCTCCAGAACGCCCATCACATTCACGCGACCTATCGTCTTTTGGCACGGTCTGCCGTGGCTTGCCCCGTATCCAACCCCTCGCCTTTCTATCACGGTTGGGGCTGCATCCGCCTGGCTCCGTGTGCCTCTCAAGAGCATGGTCGAGCTGGTGCTAAAGTTCGACGGGCAAGCTTGGTTCACTCCGGCAGACCGTTGTCCTTTTCTCCAGAGCGAAAGATGAGCGACAGCGCAGTGATCGACTCTGACGATGAAGACTCGTCTCCTCACATGTCTCCGCGTACGTCTGAGATCAAGCTGAGGGAAGGCTTTTGGAGTGGAAGTGCAAGTGGGAgcgaggacgaggacgaggaggaagttgcCGATGTGATTGTTGCGCGAGAGATCGAGAAA includes:
- a CDS encoding hypothetical protein (Match to ESTs gb|CF190564.1|CF190564, gb|CF185326.1|CF185326), which translates into the protein MMMASSVLAPPHSRPISHTPSPTASPKLVPVAGTMAPISLSLSSSASSAPTTTAASHGTLSQSAPTRSFVRGPQARPYGPPMSRKKELDGDTKRFAELVVETVDERRRLSLAASSPVSRGRTLEGEKGLVEMVENVSLQGAHEARSIERRGTQGRMMSGSWEAERADLIVDYPVWSPGCFQDLSTLQSLREKTLSHIHLLLSHLQNAHHIHATYRLLARSAVACPVSNPSPFYHGWGCIRLAPCASQEHGRAGAKVRRASLVHSGRPLSFSPERKMSDSAVIDSDDEDSSPHMSPRTSEIKLREGFWSGSASGSEDEDEEEVADVIVAREIEKRGGKEGMAFLMTLFGQPAIILT